Within Acidobacteriota bacterium, the genomic segment AGCGTGAGCCATGGCGGCGCACCAGCAGGGCGACGGCGAGGACGGCGGGGATCGATCCCAGGGCCAGGGCCACCAGGGCGCTGGCGGGCCAGCCAGCCCAGGCAGCAAAGATGAGCAACCACGACCACAGAAGCCCCAGAGCGACACCGGCCGCGGGGAGTCGGGCGCCGCGGAGTCGGCGACCGGGGGGGCGCTTCCGGGAGTCCATCAGAACCTTTCCTCGGGGACGACGGGAGAGTCCCTCATGGCGATGTCCGCGCCGTTTCGGGCGGCGCGTCCTCAGGCTCCCGCAGCTGATAGCCGGCTCCCTTGATGGTGTGGATGAGGTCGCCGCCGCCGGCTTTCTCCAGCCGCTTGCGGAGCCGATAGACGGTGACGTCGACGAGATTCGACATGGAGTCGAAGCTGGCGTCCCAGACGTGCTCGGAAAGATCGATGCGGGAGACCACCTCGCCCTTGCGCAGGAGCAGATATTCGAGCAGGGCGAATTCCTTGGCGGGGAGCCGGACCGCCTGGTCCTCGATGCGCACGGTCTGCCCGGGGCGGTCCATGCGCAGGGGGCCGGCCCGCAGCTCGGTG encodes:
- a CDS encoding winged helix-turn-helix domain-containing protein; this translates as TELRAGPLRMDRPGQTVRIEDQAVRLPAKEFALLEYLLLRKGEVVSRIDLSEHVWDASFDSMSNLVDVTVYRLRKRLEKAGGGDLIHTIKGAGYQLREPEDAPPETARTSP